From the genome of Flavobacterium sediminis:
ATATTCTTGCTCTATATTATTAAATATTCCTTCGAGCATTTTTTCTTCTTTTTCTGAAAGATGTAGGGCTTCGTTTACTGCATAAGAAAAAAAGCCGTAGTTTTTTATAACTTTTCCTAATGGATAATTTAAAATAAAGTCAGCATGAAAAACTAACCAATATCCTAAGACTTTGTATTTATCTTCGCTGCTTACTGATAAAATTTGTTTTGGTGCTGTCATTGCCAATACACCTTCATCAAAGTCATAGTAGTTCTGTCCGTATTTTAATTTACCACTTACATTTTTTTTCAGGGAAACGCCATAAAAATGAAGCAGAAAATGTAGTTCTTCTGTTTTTTCAGATGATTCTACATCACCCATATTAATCAAACTGATTAACGGATGAAGAGGTTTTGGCAATCCCATTAGACGATGCAATTCTGAAATGGAGTTTATAGCGAAATGATTTACAATTTTTGCCATAGTTCAATTTTAATTATAATCAACAACGCTTTGTATGAGTTAACATTGTTGATTCTTTAGATTTCTATTTTGTGTGTTATTTTTTCGCAAACATCCAAGCCCAAGCTATGAACAGAAATTGAATAGGTAGTCTTACGATGCTTGCAACAAACTTCTCATTACCTGTGTTGTAGTAACCTATGCTTTCAGGAATGTGAATTGCAAATAAAAATACAATCAACATTGCAATTATGAACTTTGCTGCAATTGCCCTTGTTTTAATTGGTATTAAAAGTATCGCTAAAACAATTTCAACGATTCCGCTAAAAATTATTAAAATCTTTTTTGCTGGTAACCACGATGGCATCATTGCAAAATACTGTTCGGGTTGTATAAAGTGCATTAACCCCATGAATAGGTAAAATGCTACTAACAAATAGAGAAATATTTTTTTTCCTGTTTTCATAATATGTTATTCAGCGTTTGCAGATATTTCGTTCCATTCTTTCCAAGTTTCCAATCTGTTGTTATAGGTAGGCTCTATCATTATTAGCGGTAATTTACCTAGAAATAACCTAAGTGGTGGATTAGCAGCATCTACTACTCTTAAAATAGCGTCAGCAGTTGCATTTGGGTCACCCGCTTTCAAACTACCTCTTGCAGCTAACATGGCTTCTCTAATGCCATTGTAGGCTTCTATTGGTGCACTAAAACTTGCTGAAGCTGTAGCCCATTCTGTAGCATAAGCTGCTGGTTCTATAAGTGTAGTTTTAATACCAAATTGAGCAACTTCTTGATTCATTGATTCGCAAATACCTTCTACTGCCCACTTAGATGCATGGTAAATACTCAAACTTGGGAAAGCCATTATACCTCCAATACTAGATACTTGTAAAATATGACCGTTTTTTTGATTTCTCATGATGGGTAAAACAGCTTGAATCATCCATAGTGAGCCAAACAAATTGGTTTCAATTTGTTGTCTAGCCTCACTCTCAGATATTTCTTCAACATAGCCAAAATGGCCAAATCCCGCATTGTTAACAAGTATATCAATTTTTCCAAAATAGTTAATCGCTTCGTTAACAGCTGAAAAACACGCTTCTCTATTATTTACATCCAAAGTAACTAGCAGTACTTCGTCACCATACTGTTGTTTTAATGAAGCTAAAGAGTCAATGTTTCTTGCTGTAGCAGCTACTTTATCACCACGTTTTAAAGCAGCTTCAGCCCAAACCTTACCAAAACCTTTTGAACATCCTGTAATAAACCAAATTTTTGTTTTCATTTTTATATAAGAGTAAATTAAAACTGATAATTATGATTTGTTAATTTTTCGGACACTTCCCATAGTTTTCTAGCCAAATCTTTGTCATAAGATTTATCACTTGATTTTACTAGCTCAGGATATCCTTTCATTTCCATTGTTTTAGTTGGACCGAAATACTCACCACCCTTCAGATTTTCTTCTGTTGCAGCTCGTAGAATAGGTAGTACTCCGATTTTAACATTTTGGGCAAGAATGTTATTCAAAATAACCGACATTAAAAATCCTGAATTTGCTTGCAGGTTTGTTTTTGTATAGCCGGGATGAGCCGCAGTTACAATCGTTTTGAAATTGTTGGCTTTCAAACGTCTGTCTAATTCATAAGCAAATAGTAAATTAGCTAATTTGCTTTGAGCATACGCTTGGTCTCTATTATATGATTTTTCGAAGTTCAAGTCATCAAAATGAATATCAGGCTTCATACTTTCCGTTTTATGAACGATGCTGCTTTGGACCGAAATTCTTGAATTAGGTGTGTATTTAAGTATATCCAATAACAAGCCGGTGAGTAAGAAATGTCCTAAATGATTAGTGCCAAATTGAACTTCAAAATTCTGTTTTGTCACTTCTCTTTTGGGTGGATTCATAACACCGGCATTATTTACCAAAACATCAAGTTTTGAATATTTGGAATGAAATTCATCTGAAAATTCTCGGATTGAATTAAAGTCAGCCAAGTCCAATTGCATTAAATGTAACTTCGCACTTGGGTTTTCTTTTTTAATTGCTTCTAGAGCTTCATTGCCTTTCTGCAAGTTTCTCGCAGTCATAATGATGTGAGCCTCTTTTTTACTCAATACTTTTGTTGCTTCAAAACCAAGTCCACTGTTTGCTCCAGTAATTAAAATAGTTTTCCCATTTTGAGGGGGAATGTTTTCTGCTGTCCAATTTACATTTTTCATATTATTAAATACTTTATAATTATGGTGTAAAGTTGAATTATTTTCAAATTTTATTTTTAGCTAAATCAAGGAATATTGTATTCAAATCACTTGAATTTATTTTAATTTGAATCAATGATGAAGTTTAATCGTTCTAAACAAAAAAATAAAATTTTGTTAATATTCAAATTAAAAGATGAAGTTAGCTGTTAGCTGTTAATTACATCATAACAAATTTAAACTAACGAGCAATATTGAAAATACTTCTCGTTAGTTTATTATTTAAAGTATTATTACATATGTTTCGGGGTAAAACCATCCTCACTTAATTCTTTGTGAACATAATCAGCTTTCATTAATGAGTCATAATCTACTTTAACATCTCTTCCAAGTTTAACTCTAATGCTGTCAACAATAGCGTAAACTACAGGAACAACAATTAATGTTAAGAATAAAGAGGAAATCAAACCACCAATAATTACCCACGCTAAACCATTATTCATTTCGGCAGCAGCACCTTTAGCAAGCGCAATAGGCACCATTCCAATTACCATGGCAATAGTTGTCATTAAGATTGGACGTAAACGTGCATGGTTTGCTTGTACTAAAGCTTTGAAAGTTGTTTCTCCAGCTTCTTTTCTGTGGTTAGCAAAGTCAACCAATAAAATTGCGTTTTTCGTTACTAATCCAATTAACATAATAATACCTAAAATGGTGAAAATATTAAGTGAATTATTAGTTAATGCCAAAGCAAATAACGCTCCAATAAATGATAATGGAATAGAAAACAATACTACAAAAGGTGTTACAAAGTCATCATATAAGGCAACCATTACTAAGTAAACTAAAATAATAGCAGCAAGTAACGCAATTCCTAAAGTACCAAAACCTTCAGTTTGATTTTCCATATCTCCACCCCAAACATAATTAACTCCTGTTGGACGTTCCATTTTTGAGAATACTGTTTCCCATTCGGTTGCAATAGTACCAGATGGTTTACCTACAGATTGTGCTTCAATAGTAACCGAAGTACTTTTGTCTCTTCTTTCTAACATACTTGGACCTGAACTTTCAATAACCTCTGCAAATTGAGATAATTTGATTTGTTGTCCCATGTTGTTAACAAAAATTAGATTGTTTACATCATTAATATTAGAACGATCATATTCATTGAATCTGATGTTGATATCATATTCATATTCCCCGGCTCTAAATTTTCCATCAGTATTTCCGTTGAAAGCGGTTTGCATAGTTAGACCAACTGTTTGAAGGTTTAATCCTAATGCTGCCATTTTATCACGGTCAACTTGAACTTTAATTTCAGGATTTCCAGCTTCTGAAGTCAATTTTACTTCCGATGCTCCAGGAACTTTTTTCAATTCAGCAGCTGCTTTTTGAGCAAATAACATTACATCATCAAAATTTGGCCCCGTAACCGTTAAGGCAATTGGTGCTTTATCTGCGCCCAATAATCCTACAGGAACAGTTTTTACTTTTGCTCCTACCAATTCTTTTTCTAACTGACGTTTGATTTTAGCCGCATATATAAACGAGTTGTCATCACGTTTTGCTTTTTCAACCAAAGAAATCAAAATTTCAGCTTTGTAAGCAGTAGATTGCGTAGCTCCCATACCATCACTAGTTTGACCTACTGTGGTAATCATATCAACGATGTTTTTATCTTTTTTTAGATAAGCTTCCGCTTTTTGAGTCATAAAATTGGTTTGCTCAACAGAAACATCTTTTGGCATTTCAATTTGAACTAAGAATTCACCTTTATCGGTTTTAGAGAAGAACTCACCACCAATAAATCCACCTCCTAATAATCCGAAAATTGAACCAAAGAAAATAACAGTAACGATTGCTAACGTTGTTTTTTTGTAATTTAAAGACCAAGTTAAAATGTCTGTTACTTTGTGAGTGAATTTATCTAGGTAGTTTTCAAAGCCTAGAATAATTTTCCCAAAAAACGATTCTTTATTTAAATGTTCTAATTTTCCGTAACGTGAGAATAACCAAGGCACAATAGTAAAGGAAGCCAATAACGACAATAATGTAGCAATAATTACTGTAACACAAAATTGCGTAATGATGTTAGAAACTAATCCGGTACTCATGGCAATTGGTAAGAATACCACCACGATAACTAAAGTAATTGCTGTAACAGTGAATCCAATTTCAGCCGCACCATCGTAAGCAGCGCGAACTTTATTTTTACCCATTTCCATGTGACGGTGAATGTTCTCTAATACTACAATCGCGTCGTCTACTAAGATTCCCACTACTAACGATAGACCAAGTAAACTCATTAAGTTTAGCGTGTATCCCATTAATGAAATTCCAATAAAAGTAGCAATCAACGAAGCTGGAATCGATACCATTACGATAGCAGCATTACGTAAACTGTGTAAGAAGAATAACATTACAAATGCAACTAAAAAGATAGCAAGAAATAAATCGTGCATTACATTATCAGCAGCAGTTAAGGTAAATTCACTACTATCGTTTGCAACTTTTAATTTTAAGTTTGATTTTGCATAATCTTGTTCAATTTTAGCAATTGCTTCTTTTACTTTTTTACTAACTTCAACGGCATTTGCATCTGATTGTTTAATAACTTGTAAAAGAATTGATCCTTTCTCGTTAATTCTTGAAATTTTAGTTACGTCTTTTTGCGCATCTTGAACATCGGCCACATCACCCAAACGTACTTGAACGCCATTGTTTGAAGCAACAACTAAATTTCGTAACTCTTCAACTGATTTATATTTTCCAGATAAACGAATGGTTGTACTGTTTTCTCTAGTTTTAATATTACCTGTAGGGAAATCTAAGTTTGAAGATAAAACAGCTTGTTGCACCTGAGGAACTGATAATTCAAATCCTTGTAATTTAGTTGCATCTAAGCTTACTTTAATTTCTCTTTCTTCACCACCTACTAAGTTAACTTGTGCCACACCTGGAACACGAGAAACAATAGGTTGAATTTTTTTATCTAACAAGTCGTAAAAAGCAATTTCATCCATACTTGCTGTTGCTCCAATAGTCATAATTGGTAAATCACTCAAAGAGAATTTACTTAATGAAGGTGGATCAACATCTTCAGGTAAGTCTTTTAAAACTGCATTGATTTTGCGTTGAGCATCATTTAAAGAATAATCGGCATCGGCATCCGCAGTTAGCGTAATCATTACTACCGATAAACTTTCGTATGACTTTGATTCTAATTTTTTGATGTTCTCCATGGTAGAAACCGCATCCTCAATTTTCTTGGTTACGGTATTTTCTACTTCACTTGGAGAAGCTCCAGGATAAACAGTTGAAACGGTAACTACGTTAATCTCAAATTTTGGAATTAACTCATAACTCAACTGTTTATAACTATATAGTCCACCTAATAATAGTATCGTAAAAAGTACGATAACCATAGAAGGTCTTTTAATTGATATATCTACAATTTTCATATAATCGGTTTTAAGTAAGCGTCTTTAATTATTTTACAATAGAAACTTTAGTGCTATCACTTAAGTTAATTTGACCGCTAGTTACTACTACGTCTCCATTGTTTAAGCCACTCAGAATTTCAACTTTGTCGCCAAACACTCTTCCTGCCACAACTTTTTTCATTACTGCGATGTCTTTTTCCACCACATACACTTGGTTGCTACTTACACTTCCTACAAAAGCACTTCTTGGAATTGTCATTAATTCAGGCTGTTTTCCTTCTGGCGCACCAAAAACTACAGAACCATACATTCCTGCTTTGATTTCATTATTAGGATTGTTTGTTATAGCCACTTCAATAGGGAAGTTTAAAGATGTGTCAGCTTTTGGAGCAATAAAAGTTACTTTTCCAGTGTATTCTTTATCAGGAAAAACACTTGCTTTTACTTTTACAACTGAACCAATTTTTAATTGTGCTACTTGACGCTCACTTACATTTACTTTCAGTTTTAACGAGTTTGTATTCACAATTTCGAACATTTTTGTTGGAGGCATTGCGCTTAAAATAGTTCCAACTTCAATGAATTTTTTATTGATAATTCCTCCGAAAGGCGCTTTTACTCTTGTATCACCCACATTAATATTAGCTTGAGTCAATCTAGATTTAGCGTTAATCATGTTGATTCTAGCTTGGTCTAATTGTTGTTTTGTAACACCTCCAGTTTTGTAAGCACTTTCGAATCGATTGAAATCGTTAAGAGCATTTTGATAATTAGCATTAGCTGTTTCTGCTTCAATATTTACAACATCACCTCTAATAATAGCAATAGTTTGTCCTTTTGCTACTCTATCACCTTCTTTTACTAAAATCGAAATTACTTTTCCTGAACGCTCTGCTGCCATTTCCAATTCTTGATCAGGAGAGAAGTTTCCGTTAGCAACAAAGTTATCTTCAACTGGGTTTGTTGCTACTGTAGCTACACGAACCGCAACACTACTATTTTCTTGAGCTACAATTGCAGTGTCGGCTTCATTTTGTTTTTTATTATTTATAAGAGTTACAACAGCAGCTCCTGCTAATCCTACACCTAAAACGATATAAATTATTTTTTTCATTTGATTATTGGTTTAATAAGTTTTTTAGTTCTCCTTTTGATTTTATGAATTGAATTTCTGCTAATTTGTATTCTAAAATAGCACTAGTATAATTGTTTTGTGCTTCAACTAATGCGTTTTCAGCATCTAATAAATCGGTTAATGCAGCTAATCCTTGTGTGTAATTGTTGTTGGTATTATCAAAAACTTCTTGAGCAAGTTGCGCGTTTTCTTTTTGATTGTTGATGGTAATCAAACTGTTTTCAAGTTGTTTTTTTGCATTGTCAAATGCTAAATCCAAAGCTAATTTTGTGTCATCAAGATCTACTTTTATCGAACTTAATGCATTGTTTGCTTGTCTTACTTTTGCTCTTGTTCCAAATCCTGTAAATAATGGAACTCTTAAACTTAATCCTATAGAAGAAAAGTCTGACCAATAAACGCCATCAGCTGGTTTTGCAAATAATGGCATTTCTGGACCTTGACCAATATAGTTGTAATTTCCAGTTAATGAAAGTGTTGGATAATATGCCGCTTGAACCGCCTTTTTTTGGTACGTTAATAATTGTTCTTGTTTTTTAAGTAACAAATATTCGGTTCTTCCAGTAACATCAGCTGTTGATGATAAGTCTTGTGGTGTAACTTCAAAAGCGGTGTTAGGAATGATGATTTTGTTTTCCATCGGCATTCCCATATAAAATTTCAACGCATTTTCTTGAAGCAAAATCACATTTAAAATTTGCTGACGTAATGAATTGATATTGTTTACACGAACCGTAATTCTATCGTAATCAATTTTTTTAGCTAAACCATTTTCAAATTGCCCTTTGATGATGTCTTTTACTTTGTTTGTGTTTTTCAAATTGTTATCAACTACAATAAGTTTTTGTTGTTGCACATATACTTGATAATAGGCATTTGCAACACGTTCGATAACTTGTTCTTCTGTTAATTGAGCGTTTATTTGGTAAAATTCTCTTGTAGATTTAGCTGCTTTTAAACCTGTAAAAACCGATTGGTCAAATAATGCTTGATTTAAAGAAACACCAGCCACAGAATTCCATTTTTGTCCAAGTGGTGCTAGAATTGTTGTTCCTGGAGCTCCAAAGAAATCGCCTGGTAAAGCGTTTAGTTGAAGAATAGGATTGTATGTCATGCTTCCATTAGCCGAAATTTGCGGTAAAGCTCTCGAACGAACTTCTTGAATTTTATACTCGCTATTTTCTACTTCTAGTTTTGCTTTCTTAGCTTCTGCTTTGTTTTCAAGCGCAAAAGTTATAGCATCTTTTAATGTTAGTGGTGCCACTTCTTGAGCACTTACTGACAGTGTAAAAGTTAATAAGGTTATAAGGATTGTATTCTTCATTGTTTATATAATTGGGTTTTTAAGGTGTTTTTCTAATTCGATAATTCCAGCTAATGTTGCTAGTGCTCTAATATGATATTCAAGAGCTTTTTGTCCCAGTATATGTGAGTCTTTTTCTAATAATGAGTTTTCGTTAATATCAAAAATTAAAATTTGATAAAATTTCACATATTCATCAATATCAACTTCTGCTCTGTATAATCCTTCCTTGATTCCTTTAATGATGTTTTTTCGGAAACAATTTGATAAAATATCAATTTGTACAATGTTTACTTTTTCATAGATATCAGGATAATGTTTTTTAAGCTGATAAAGTGGTGATGTATCCGCACCTTTAAACATCTCTCTGAACATTCTTTTCATTTCAAAGTTATCTTCTATAGCATTTAAATTTTGTGCTTCAATTTTAGCTATGATTTCTTGCACTTCTCCATGTGCTAACTCTATACTACAATCAATCAAAATATCTTTATTGCTAAAATATTTATAGATAGTTTTTTTAGATATTCCAATTTCACTTGCAATATCATCCATTGTCACACTTTTGAAGCCTAACTTCAAAAACATCGTTTTTGCTTTACTTATAATTTGTTCTTTCATATAAATTATTTTTTTGCAAATATAGTAAGGAAACTTATAAACCAAAATAGTTTCCAAGTTTTTTTAAAAAAATTAACATTGAAAGATTTAAAAATGAAAGATTTAATTAAGTATCAAGGTTTATTTTAAAGTAAAGTATAAGCTATACTTTGATAAATCATTTAGAATTTGAAAACAGATTGGCTAATAGGTAATTTAAAATTATAATATGCTTATTAAAATTTCAAATACTGTAAATATTATAAAAAGAAAATGATCATAATACTCTAAGAAGTTTTAGTTAAGGTGATTTGTAACGATAATTTATCTCTCAATATCTTCATATCTTCACCAACCTTTCTATCTAAAACTTTTGCATAATGTTGTGTAGTTCTTAAATTTTTGTGTCCAAGCATTTTGCTAACGCTTTCAATAGGAACTCCATTAGTAAGTGTTACAGTCGTTGCAAAAGTATGCCGAGCAATGTGAAAGGTTAATTCTT
Proteins encoded in this window:
- a CDS encoding helix-turn-helix domain-containing protein, whose protein sequence is MAKIVNHFAINSISELHRLMGLPKPLHPLISLINMGDVESSEKTEELHFLLHFYGVSLKKNVSGKLKYGQNYYDFDEGVLAMTAPKQILSVSSEDKYKVLGYWLVFHADFILNYPLGKVIKNYGFFSYAVNEALHLSEKEEKMLEGIFNNIEQEYQTSIDQFSQDVMVSHLELLLNYCNRFYNRQFLTRKKAGNDLLSKMEELLDDYFKKDKHIELGLPTVQYFAEKMNVSSNYLSDMLRTLTGQSTQQHIHNKLIEKAKETLVTTNLSVSEIAYQLGFEHPQSFSKLFKNKTKVTPKDFRSTFN
- a CDS encoding DoxX family protein, whose translation is MKTGKKIFLYLLVAFYLFMGLMHFIQPEQYFAMMPSWLPAKKILIIFSGIVEIVLAILLIPIKTRAIAAKFIIAMLIVFLFAIHIPESIGYYNTGNEKFVASIVRLPIQFLFIAWAWMFAKK
- a CDS encoding SDR family NAD(P)-dependent oxidoreductase, which produces MKTKIWFITGCSKGFGKVWAEAALKRGDKVAATARNIDSLASLKQQYGDEVLLVTLDVNNREACFSAVNEAINYFGKIDILVNNAGFGHFGYVEEISESEARQQIETNLFGSLWMIQAVLPIMRNQKNGHILQVSSIGGIMAFPSLSIYHASKWAVEGICESMNQEVAQFGIKTTLIEPAAYATEWATASASFSAPIEAYNGIREAMLAARGSLKAGDPNATADAILRVVDAANPPLRLFLGKLPLIMIEPTYNNRLETWKEWNEISANAE
- a CDS encoding oxidoreductase; this encodes MKNVNWTAENIPPQNGKTILITGANSGLGFEATKVLSKKEAHIIMTARNLQKGNEALEAIKKENPSAKLHLMQLDLADFNSIREFSDEFHSKYSKLDVLVNNAGVMNPPKREVTKQNFEVQFGTNHLGHFLLTGLLLDILKYTPNSRISVQSSIVHKTESMKPDIHFDDLNFEKSYNRDQAYAQSKLANLLFAYELDRRLKANNFKTIVTAAHPGYTKTNLQANSGFLMSVILNNILAQNVKIGVLPILRAATEENLKGGEYFGPTKTMEMKGYPELVKSSDKSYDKDLARKLWEVSEKLTNHNYQF
- a CDS encoding efflux RND transporter permease subunit, translated to MKIVDISIKRPSMVIVLFTILLLGGLYSYKQLSYELIPKFEINVVTVSTVYPGASPSEVENTVTKKIEDAVSTMENIKKLESKSYESLSVVMITLTADADADYSLNDAQRKINAVLKDLPEDVDPPSLSKFSLSDLPIMTIGATASMDEIAFYDLLDKKIQPIVSRVPGVAQVNLVGGEEREIKVSLDATKLQGFELSVPQVQQAVLSSNLDFPTGNIKTRENSTTIRLSGKYKSVEELRNLVVASNNGVQVRLGDVADVQDAQKDVTKISRINEKGSILLQVIKQSDANAVEVSKKVKEAIAKIEQDYAKSNLKLKVANDSSEFTLTAADNVMHDLFLAIFLVAFVMLFFLHSLRNAAIVMVSIPASLIATFIGISLMGYTLNLMSLLGLSLVVGILVDDAIVVLENIHRHMEMGKNKVRAAYDGAAEIGFTVTAITLVIVVVFLPIAMSTGLVSNIITQFCVTVIIATLLSLLASFTIVPWLFSRYGKLEHLNKESFFGKIILGFENYLDKFTHKVTDILTWSLNYKKTTLAIVTVIFFGSIFGLLGGGFIGGEFFSKTDKGEFLVQIEMPKDVSVEQTNFMTQKAEAYLKKDKNIVDMITTVGQTSDGMGATQSTAYKAEILISLVEKAKRDDNSFIYAAKIKRQLEKELVGAKVKTVPVGLLGADKAPIALTVTGPNFDDVMLFAQKAAAELKKVPGASEVKLTSEAGNPEIKVQVDRDKMAALGLNLQTVGLTMQTAFNGNTDGKFRAGEYEYDINIRFNEYDRSNINDVNNLIFVNNMGQQIKLSQFAEVIESSGPSMLERRDKSTSVTIEAQSVGKPSGTIATEWETVFSKMERPTGVNYVWGGDMENQTEGFGTLGIALLAAIILVYLVMVALYDDFVTPFVVLFSIPLSFIGALFALALTNNSLNIFTILGIIMLIGLVTKNAILLVDFANHRKEAGETTFKALVQANHARLRPILMTTIAMVIGMVPIALAKGAAAEMNNGLAWVIIGGLISSLFLTLIVVPVVYAIVDSIRVKLGRDVKVDYDSLMKADYVHKELSEDGFTPKHM
- a CDS encoding efflux RND transporter periplasmic adaptor subunit, producing the protein MKKIIYIVLGVGLAGAAVVTLINNKKQNEADTAIVAQENSSVAVRVATVATNPVEDNFVANGNFSPDQELEMAAERSGKVISILVKEGDRVAKGQTIAIIRGDVVNIEAETANANYQNALNDFNRFESAYKTGGVTKQQLDQARINMINAKSRLTQANINVGDTRVKAPFGGIINKKFIEVGTILSAMPPTKMFEIVNTNSLKLKVNVSERQVAQLKIGSVVKVKASVFPDKEYTGKVTFIAPKADTSLNFPIEVAITNNPNNEIKAGMYGSVVFGAPEGKQPELMTIPRSAFVGSVSSNQVYVVEKDIAVMKKVVAGRVFGDKVEILSGLNNGDVVVTSGQINLSDSTKVSIVK
- a CDS encoding TolC family protein, whose translation is MKNTILITLLTFTLSVSAQEVAPLTLKDAITFALENKAEAKKAKLEVENSEYKIQEVRSRALPQISANGSMTYNPILQLNALPGDFFGAPGTTILAPLGQKWNSVAGVSLNQALFDQSVFTGLKAAKSTREFYQINAQLTEEQVIERVANAYYQVYVQQQKLIVVDNNLKNTNKVKDIIKGQFENGLAKKIDYDRITVRVNNINSLRQQILNVILLQENALKFYMGMPMENKIIIPNTAFEVTPQDLSSTADVTGRTEYLLLKKQEQLLTYQKKAVQAAYYPTLSLTGNYNYIGQGPEMPLFAKPADGVYWSDFSSIGLSLRVPLFTGFGTRAKVRQANNALSSIKVDLDDTKLALDLAFDNAKKQLENSLITINNQKENAQLAQEVFDNTNNNYTQGLAALTDLLDAENALVEAQNNYTSAILEYKLAEIQFIKSKGELKNLLNQ
- a CDS encoding TetR/AcrR family transcriptional regulator; the encoded protein is MKEQIISKAKTMFLKLGFKSVTMDDIASEIGISKKTIYKYFSNKDILIDCSIELAHGEVQEIIAKIEAQNLNAIEDNFEMKRMFREMFKGADTSPLYQLKKHYPDIYEKVNIVQIDILSNCFRKNIIKGIKEGLYRAEVDIDEYVKFYQILIFDINENSLLEKDSHILGQKALEYHIRALATLAGIIELEKHLKNPII